A region of Mycteria americana isolate JAX WOST 10 ecotype Jacksonville Zoo and Gardens chromosome 11, USCA_MyAme_1.0, whole genome shotgun sequence DNA encodes the following proteins:
- the KBTBD8 gene encoding LOW QUALITY PROTEIN: kelch repeat and BTB domain-containing protein 8 (The sequence of the model RefSeq protein was modified relative to this genomic sequence to represent the inferred CDS: deleted 1 base in 1 codon; substituted 1 base at 1 genomic stop codon), with amino-acid sequence MAAPPXGARLLVATRRAGPSPTRPPPWKLQLPVSLSRGTTAPSMPRAPGAVRLRALALHFPAGGGSGGQSARPRLVGARSGVGFRGSKRAAERKRRRGSSAGDISFRAAPLSRCRSGAPRMAALGEPSKFSQTLNGIPSSNTVSSGMDPFHACSILQQLKTMYDEGQLTDIVVEVDHGKTFSCHRNVLAAISPYFRSMFTSGLTESTQKEVRIVGVEAESMHLVLNYAYTSRVMLTEANVQALFTAASIFQIPSIQDQCAKYMISHLDPQNSIGVFIFADHYGHQELKDRSQDYIRKKFLSVTKEQEFLQLRKDQLISILNSDDLNVDKEEHVYDSIIRWFEHEQNKREVHLPEIFAKCIRMPLLEETFLEKIPPMFAQAMAKSCVQKGQHSANGYTQRLGMTASEMIICFDAAHKHSGKKQTVPCLDSVTGRVFKLCKPPNDLREVGILVSPDNDIYIAGGYRPSSSEVSIDHRAESDFWMYDHSGNRWIPKAPLLRARIGCKLVHCCGKLYAIGGRVYEGDGRNSLKSVECYDSRENCWTAVCPMPVAMEFHSAVEYKDNIYVLQGEFFLCYDPQKDYWGFLTPMTVPRIQGLATVYNDSIYYIAGTCGNHQRMFTVEAYDIEQNKWTRKKDFPCDQSINPYIKLVLLKNKLHLFVRATQVTVEEHVFRTSRKNSLYQYDEVTDQWQKVYETPDRLWDLGRHFECVVAKLYPQCLQKVI; translated from the exons ATGGCCGCTCCGCCCTGAGGCGCCCGCCTCCTCGTCGCTACGCGACGGGCAGGGCCCTCCCCTACCCGGCCGCCTCCTTGGAAACTACAACTCCCAGTCAGCCTGTCGCGG GGAACTACGGCTCCCAGCATGCCCCGCGCGCCAGGGGCGGTGCGCCTCCGGGCTCTCGCACTACATTTCCCGGcaggcggcgggagcggcggccaATCCGCGCGCCCCAGGTTGGTCGGTGCGAGGAGCGGGGTTGGCTTCCGCGGGAGTAAGCGGGCCGCGGAGAGGAAGCGGCGCAGGGGAAGCAGCGCCGGTGACATTTCCTTTCGGGCCGCCCCCCTCTCCCGCTGCCGGAGCGGGGCCCCGAGAATGGCAGCGTTAGGAG AACCGAGTAAGTTTTCACAAACACTGAACGGAATTCCTTCTTCAAACACAGTCAGCAGTGGAATGGACCCCTTCCATGCTTGTAGTATTCTTCAACAGCTTAAAACCATGTATGATGAAGGACAGCTGACAGATATCGTAGTGGAAGTGGATCATGGGAAAACATTCTCCTGTCATAGGAATGTTCTTGCTGCAATCAGTCCTTATTTCAG atcTATGTTCACTAGCGGCCTTACAGAGAGTACCCAGAAAGAAGTTCGTATAGTTGGTGTTGAAGCAGAGTCAATGCATTTAGTATTGAACTATGCATATACCTCCAGAGTAATGCTGACAGAGGCCAACGTTCAAGCTTTGTTCACTGCAGCTAGTATCTTCCAGATCCCTTCCATACAAGACCAGTGTGCTAAATATATGATCAGTCATTTGGACCCACAGAACTCCATTGGGGTGTTTATCTTTGCTGATCACTATGGTCATCAGGAACTCAAAGACAGATCACAGGACTACATTCGTAAAAAGTTTCTGAGTGTCACCAAAGAGCAAGAATTTCTTCAGTTGAGAAAAGACCAACTGATAAGTATACTCAACAGTGATGACTTAAATGTAGACAAAGAAGAACATGTTTATGACAGCATTATAAGGTGGTTTGAGCATGAACAAAATAAGAGAGAAGTGCACCTTCCAGAAATATTTGCCAAATGCATCCGTATGCCTCTGTTGGAAGAGACATTTTTAGAGAAAATCCCTCCCATGTTTGCACAGGCTATGGCCAAAAGCTGTGTACAAAAGGGACAACATAGTGCCAATGGCTACACACAACGGCTTGGAATGACCGCTTCTGAAATGATCATATGCTTCGATGCTGCCCACAAACACTCAGGAAAGAAGCAAACAGTGCCTTGTTTAGATTCGGTCACAGGGAGAGTGTTTAAACTATGCAAGCCACCAAATGACTTGAGGGAGGTTGGAATTCTTGTATCTCCTGATAATGATATTTATATTGCGGGTGGTTACAGACCAAGCAGCAGCGAGGTCTCCATAGACCACAGAGCAGAGAGTGATTTTTGGATGTATGATCACTCTGGCAATAGATGGATTCCGAAAGCTCCTTTGTTGCGAGCCAGAATAGGCTGCAAGTTGGTTCATTGCTGTGGTAAACTGTATGCAATAGGTGGTCGCGTTTATGAAGGAGATGGGCGAAACTCACTCAAGTCTGTGGAGTGTTATGACAGCCGAGAGAACTGTTGGACAGCTGTCTGTCCAATGCCGGTAGCAATGGAGTTTCATAGTGCTGTGGAATATAAGGATAACATCTATGTTTTACAGG gGGAATTTTTTCTCTGCTATGATCCTCAGAAGGATTACTGGGGATTTTTGACCCCAATGACTGTGCCTAGAATCCAAGGCTTGGCAACTGTATACAATGACTCCATCTACTACATAGCTGGAACCTGTGGAAACCATCAACGTATGTTTACCGTAGAGGCCTATGACATTGAACAAAATAAGTGGACTCGAAAAAAAGACTTTCCGTGTGATCAGTCCATTAATCCGTATATAAAACTCGTACTCCTCAAAAATAAACTCCATCTGTTTGTCAGAGCTACTCAAGTCACTGTTGAAGAACATGTTTTCAGAACCAGCAGGAAGAATTCACTCTACCAGTATGATGAGGTTACTGACCAATGGCAAAAAGTATATGAGACTCCAGATAGGCTCTGGGATTTAGGCCGGCATTTTGAATGTGTTGTTGCTAAATTGTATCCGCAGTGTCTTcagaaagttatttaa